From one Pan troglodytes isolate AG18354 chromosome 13, NHGRI_mPanTro3-v2.0_pri, whole genome shotgun sequence genomic stretch:
- the LOC134808035 gene encoding small nuclear ribonucleoprotein G-like: MSKAHSFKLKKLMDKKLSLKLNGGRHVQGILQRFEPFMNLVIDGCMEMATSGQQNNIGKVVIRGNSIIMSEALAGRGGSCL; this comes from the coding sequence ATGAGCAAAGCTCACTCTTTCAAGTTGAAAAAACTTATGGACAAGAAGTTATCATTGAAGTTAAATGGTGGCAGACATGTTCAAGGAATATTGCAGAGATTTGAGCCCTTTATGAATCTTGtgatagatggatgcatggagATGGCAACTAGTGGGCAACAGAACAATATTGGAAAGGTGGTAATACGAGGAAATAGTATCATCATGTCAGaagccttggccgggcgcggtggctcatgcctgtaa